CCAGGTAGCCCTGGCGGCGCGCCTGGGTCTCCACCCATTCCTGCGGTCCGGGCACATGCACCACGTCACGGTGCCCCAGTTCCAGCAGGCAGCGGGTAGCCAACCGGGCGCCGGCCAGCTGGTCCACGGACATGCGGTGGTCCTCGCTGTGCAGGGAGTGCACGGTGACAAAGGGAATCCGGATGGAGAGCTGCTCAATGACCTCCAAGGTCCGGGACTGCGGGGCCAGCAGGACCAGGCCTTCGACGGCGTGGCTCATCAGGCGGTCCAGTGCCGCTTCGATGGAGGCCCGGTCCGCGGTGTCGATGTGCGCGGCATCCACTACGTAACCGGCTTCGTTGGCCGCCGTCTGCACGGCCTGCAGGCTGGCCGTAGGTCCGTATTCGGCACCCGAGGCCACCAGCGCGCCAATAATCCGGGATTCCTTGGTGACCAGCGCACGGGCCGCCCGGTTGGGTCGGAACTGCAGCTCCTCCATGGCGTCCAACACCCGGCGGCGGGTTGATTCGCGCAGGTTCGCGTGGCCGTTGATCACGCGGGAGACCGTCTGGTGGGAGACCCCCGCCGCTGCCGCCACATCCCTGATATTCGCGGCACGCCGCGGCCGATCGGAGCCAGCACCATCCACAGAGACCATAGTCGTAAACGGTACTGCACCAGCACCGCCCCGGCACCCGCCGCCGTCGCTGTCCGGTGTCCCGGCCTGCGGGGCCAGCAGTGCCGTGCCCGGGCTTCTGGACAGTGCCAACAGACCGGTCTAACGTAGGACCTCGTGCTCACATTCTTCAATGCGCTCAAACGCATTCTGGTCGGGCGTCCTTACGGTAATGAACGCCTTGCGCACACCCTGCTTCCCAAGCGGATCGCGCTTCCGGTTTTTGCCTCTGACGCATTGTCCTCGGCTGCCTACGCGCCGGATGAAATCCTGCTGACCCTGGCGCTGGCCGGGGTCGCTGCCGTCACCGTATCCCCGTGGGTGGGTTTGGCCGTTATCGTGGTGCTGCTCACCGTGGTGGCCTCCTACCGGCAGAACGTGCACGCCTACCCCTCCGGCGGCGGTGACTACGAGATTGCAAGCACCAACCTCGGCAAGCCCGCCGGGCTGACCGTCGCCTCGGCACTGTTGGTGGACTATGTGCTGACGGTGGCTGTGTCCATGTCCTCGGCGGCGTCCTATCTGGTGACTGCCGTTCCGGCGCTGCACGGCACCCAGGCCACCATTGCCGTGATCGGCGTGGCGGTGCTGGTCCTGGTGAACCTGCGGGGTATCCGTGAGGCGGGCGCAGTGTTCGCCGTGCCCACCTACATTTTTATGGCTTCGGTGGTGGGCATGTGCCTCACCGGCCTGATCCAGTTCCTTTCCGGCAACCTGCGGGAAGCTCCGTCCGCCTCCTTCGGGCTGGTGCCCGAGGCCGGCCTGGACGGCGGCCTGGTGGGTCTGGCCGGGGCGTTCCTGCTCCTGCGGGCGTTCTCCTCCGGGGCTGCCGCGCTGACCGGCGTCGAGGCCATCAGCAACGGGGTGCCCACCTTCCGCAAGCCCAAAAGCACCAATGCCGCCACCACGCTGCTGCTCCTGGGCGTGATTGCCACGGCCATGATTGGCGGTATCCTCGCCATGGCCAACCTGACCAAGGTGCATGTGGCCCAGGACCCTGCCACCCAGCTGACCGTCAACGGCGCACCGGTGGGTGAGGACTATGTACAGCATCCGGTGATCAGCCAGCTGGCCGAAACCATTTTCGGCGGCGGCAGCCTGCCGTTCTACGTAGTGGTGGCCTCCACCGGCCTGATCCTGGTCTTCGCCTCCAACACCGCGTTCAACGGTTTCCCGGTCCTGGGTTCGATTCTGGCCAAGGACGGGTACCTGCCGCGCCAGATGCGCACCCGCGGTGACCGGCTGGCCTTCAGCAACGGGATTATCTCCCTGGGCCTGGGCGCGCTGGTGTTGATCGTGGCCTTCGACGCCGACGTCACGCGGTTGATCCAGCTCTACATCGTTGGGGTCTTTGTATCCTTCACCGCCAGCCAGCTGGGCATGATCCGGCACTGGACGGCCAAGCTGCGCACCGAACGGGACAAAGACGCACGACGCCGGATGCAGCGGTCGCGGGTGATCAACGCGGGCGGCTTCGGCATGACTGCCCTGGTGCTGCTCATTGTCATTATCACCAAGTTCACACACGGCGCCTGGATTGCCCTGCTTGCCATGGCCGTGCTCTACGTGATCATGTACAGCATCCGGGTGCACTATGACACAGTCGCACGCGAGCTGGCGCTGAAGGAGGACGAACACGGGCTGGCCCTGCCTTCCCGGGTCAACGCGGTGATCCTGATCTCGCAGGTCCACAAGCCCGCACTGCGGGCCATCGCCTACGCCCGGGCCTCCCGCCCGTCGAGCCTGAACGCCATCATTGTGGACATTGATCCGGAAGAGACCCGGCGTACCCTGGCCGAATGGGAGCGCCTGCAGATCCCCGTCCCGCTGACGGTCCTGTCCTCTCCCTACCGCGAGACCATCTCGCCCGTCCTGGCGTATCTGCGCGAAGCCCGCCGCAACGCCCCGCGGGAACTGTTCGTGGTGTACATCCCCGAATACGTGGTGGGCCGCTGGTGGGAGCAGCTGGTGCACAACCAGACGGCACTGCGGATCAAGGCGCGGCTGCACTTCGAACCGGCCATCATGGTTGCCAGCGTGCCGTGGCAGCTCGCCTCCAGCCACGATGCGCACGGGGAACCCGCCGGCGGACCGGGCGCACACAGCCGGGGCTGAGCTACAGCAGCAGGCGCCGGCCCTTCCAGCGGCGCCGGAGCCAGCGGTCGTGGCTGGCCAGCACCACCGTTCCGGGATACCGCAGCAACGCTTCCTCAAGCTCTTCCGCCAGCGCCAGGGACAGGTGGTTGGTGGGTTCGTCGAGCAGGAGCAGCTCCGGCGGCTCCGCCATCAGCCCGGCCAGGGCCACCCGGCGGCGCTGCCCCGGCGACAGTGCGCGCAGGGGCCGGGCCGCGGCCTCCGGGTCCAGCAGGCCCAGCTGCTCCAGCGCAGGCGCGGTATCCGGCGCGGCGAGCATCTTTCGGTACGCGTCCCGCGCGGGCAGGTCCAGGTCCGGCCACTCCTCCTCCTGCGCGAGCAGGCCGATCCGCAGTCCGGGACGGCGCTCCAGGCGCCCCTCCCCCGCCGGCAGTAATCCGGCCAGCAAAGCCAGCAGGGTGGATTTGCCGCGCCCGTTGACTCCTTCCACGAGCAGGCGCTCTCCCTCCGCGAGCACCAGGTCCACCGGCGGCAGGCGCCTCGGCACTCCGGCGCCGCTGAGCCGGAGCAAGTCACCCTCCGCCCGGGGCGCGCGCAGCTCCGTGCCGGCAGGGGGGCCGGCGAAATGCAACGGTACCGGCGGCGGGCTCACGGCGCGGCGCTCCAGTTCCTCCAACGCCCGGCGCGCGGCGCGGACCCTGCCGCCCACCGTCTTCGCGGCCCGGTCACTGTAGAACTTCTTCGCTCCGTGGGCCTCGGTACGGGGAACGGTGGTATGAAATACGGCGGCCGAGTCGACACCAGCCGCCTGGGAAAGACGGCGGCGTTCCTTTTCCTGCGCCTGCCAGTCTTCCGCCCACCGGCGCCGTTCGGCAGCCCGGTCCGCCAGGTAGGCAGAGTAACCGCCTCCGTAGCGCCGCCCCTGCACGGCGGGCCCGCCCCGGCCTTCCGGGTCCGGGGAAGGGTCCAGGTCAACGAGGTCAGTTGCAACAGCGTCCAGGAACCACCGGTCGTGGCTGGCCATCAGTACCGGGCCTTCCCAGGCGGGGAGTTCGGCGACCAGGAAGGCCACGGCGTCGTCGTCGAGGTGGTTGGTGGGCTCGTCGAGCAGCAGCGCAACGGGACGTTCCAGCAACAGGGCCGCCAGTGAGAGGCGGCGGCGCTGGCCGCCGGACAGTGCCGCCACGGGGTGGGACCCGGCCAGCGAGCCCAGGCCCAAACCGTTCAGCACGGCACTGATCCGGGCGTCCAGGGACCACAGTCCGACCCTCTCGGCCTCGCGCAGGACCAGGTCGTAGGCATGTTCGGTCCGCGGATCGCCGCTGCCGTGCGCGAGTTCTTCGGCGAGCGTTGCGAGGGCCGGCTCCAGCAGGCGGACCGGCCGGACGGCGGCCTCCACCGCATCGCTGATGCTGGCGCCGGCAACCTGGTTCTGTTCCTGCGGCAGCATCCCGGTGGAAGCCGGCCGCAGGACCGTACCGGTGTGCGGGTCCAGCTGACCGGCGGCTATGCGCAGCAGGGTTGATTTGCCGGCCCCGTTGGCACCTATGAGACCGGTGCGGCCGCCGGCGCTGACACTGAACGATATGTCACGGAACAACGGGCGGCCGGGATAGCCGATCCCGACGGAATCCAGTTTGAGGTGCAGGGATGATCCGGCGGAAGCCGTGCCGGGAAACGGAGGGTGAAAAGCAGCCAAGGATACAGTCCTGACGGTCCGTAGGTCTGCCCGCCGGGCATTGACGCCGCCGGCCCCGCAGAGGGAGTCGGCGGCAGCCGCGGACGCGGGCGCGGAGCGCTAGGACAGGAACATGCCCCCGATGCTAGCCGGAATCCCCGGGGCGGGCAGCGCCGCGTCCGGCCAGGATCGAGTTGTACGCGTACTCGGTGAGCCGGCCGTCCTGCACCGCCTGCTGTACGGCTGCGAAGGAACGGGGACCGTCATCGGCGCTGTAGGGGAAGTGGATCAGCTCGGCGATCAGCTCCCACTCCTCGGTAATGGAGTCAATGAGGTCCGCCGGGGTTTCGTCGGCGGACCCGGGCAGGGCCGTCCAGGCGCCGTCGGGAACCCGGTAGGCCTCCAGGCGGTCGAGGTCCGCTTCCAGCTCCGCCAGGGAACCGTATTCGGCCTGTGCCTCCGGCGGGACCGAGCCGTCCGGTGTGGCCAGCTGCCCCACGAATGTTGTATCGGAGGAGGGATAGACGGACGTGGGCACCGGCTCGCCTTCTTCGAGGTAGGCGGGCAGCTGCGAGGGCATCCAGTACCACGCATCACCCTGGTCCGCGCCGCCGGGCTGGTTCCGCTCGCTGATCCAGCCGCGCGAGGTCAGCAGCTCCTCGGCGTCGTCGCTGAAGTAAGCGGTCTCCCCGCTCAGCATGGCGTTGATCTCATGCTCGGCCCGGCGGGCCTGCTTTTTCTTGTTGACGGCCTTCTTGCGGGGCTTGGACTTGGGCACGGCGGATCTCCTGCTGTGGTGGGTGGAACGAAGCGGTGGGGGGACGAGGCGGGGCGCTGGGACCGGCGGCAGCTAGAAGCCGCTGCCGCCTTCGACCGCCATGTTGGAGAAGCGCGAGTAATGGCCTTGGAAGCCCACCACAATGGTTTTGGTGGGACCGTTACGGTGCTTGGCCACGATCACGTCTGCCTCACCGGCACGCGGCGATTCCTTGTCGTAGATGTCCTCGCGGTGCAGCAGGATGACCATGTCGGCATCCTGCTCAATGGAGCCGGATTCACGCAGGTCGGAGACCATGGGCTTCTTGTCCGTTCGCTGCTCGGAACCACGGTTCAGCTGGGACAGGGCGATCACCGGAACTTCGAGTTCCTTGGCGAGCAGCTTCAGGGCACGGGAGAACTCGGAGACTTCCTGCTGGCGGGATTCCACGCGCTTGCCGGAGGACATCAGCTGCAGGTAGTCCAGCACCACGAGCTTGAGGTCGTGGCGCTGCTTCAGGCGGCGGCACTTGGCGCGGATTTCCATCAGGGACATGTTGGGGCTGTCATCGATGAACAGCGGAGCGTCGTTCATCCGGCCCATGGTGGTGGCGATCTTGCCCCACTGTTCGTCCTTGATGGTGCCCTTGCGCAGGTCCTGCAGGCCGATGGTCGCCTCCGCTGAGAGCAGGCGCATGGCAATCTCGTTTCGGCCCATTTCCAGGCTGAAGAAGACTGTGGTCATGTTGTGCTTGATGGCTGCCGAGCGGGCGAAGTCCAGTGCGAAGGTGGACTTGCCGACCGCGGGGCGGGCGGCAATGACGATCATCTGCCCGGGGTGCAGTCCCTGGGTGAGTTCGTCGAGTTCGTAGAAGCCGGTGGGCACACCGGTCATGCCCTCGCCCCGGTGCCCGGCGGACTCGATCTCGTCCACGGTGCCTTCGATGATGTCCTTCAGCGGGACGTAGTCTTCCGCTGTGCGGCGTTCAGCGACGGCGTAGATCTCGGCCTGGGCAGCGTTGACGATGTCATCCACTTCCATGCCGTCATTGGAGTAGCCGAGCTGGACAATCTTGGTGCCGGCGCCGACCAGGCGGCGCAGGACGGCCCGTTCCCGGACGATTTCAGCGTAGAAACCGGCGTTGGCGGCGGTGGGCACCGACTGGATGAGGGTGTGCAGATAGGCGGGTCCGCCGATGCGGGTGATTTCGCCGCGTTTGGTCAGCTCATCGGAAACGGTGACGGCGTCAGCCGGTTCGCCGCGGCCGTACAGGTCAATGATGGCTTCGTAGATGGACTCGTGCGCGGGACGGTAGAAGTCAATGCCGCGGAGCACCTCGACGCAGTCGGCAATGGCGTCCTTGGACAGCATCATGCCGCCCAGCACCGACTGCTCGGCGACCAGGTCCTGAGGAGGTGTCCTCGCGAAGTCCGGACTTGATGATGATGCCTTGGAGTCCGTATGCGTGAGCGACACTGTGACCCTTTCCAGGATAAAAGAATGGTGCAATCCCTGCCCTGCAGGGCACCGGACCATTAGTATCAGCCGGCTCCGACCATCCGGCAGGAAACCGGCGGCGGTGCTGACTGATCCGGACCGGCGGGCATGCGTGGCGATGAAGGGATTCACCGCAACCGTATGCCTCTGCGGCCCTCCCGACAAACGGGTTATCCACAGGTGTTGTGGATAGGTTGTGCATAACACGGCGTGTCTTGTGCACAGGCTGGGTATAAGCATGTGGATAAATATTCAGTTTTTCCACAAATACCGCTCTGACTAGGGCAAACGCTTGTCCACACCTGTGCAAACCAACTATTTTCCGCCGCGCCCGGGTGTCGGGTCCGTGTTGACAGCGCCGCTAAACGGGCATATTGAGCAGGATTTTCCCCAACCCGTGGTGACGATATCCACAAGAACCAAGCCTGCTGTGGAAATAGGGACAATCAACCCGTGAACGCAGAACACCCCCCGGCTAGGAAGCCGGAGGGTGTCCTGTGCAACTGCGTTGGACGCTAGCTGGCAACGACCTCAAGGTCGATGACGGCAGCAACGTCGTCGTGCAGGCGGACGTTGGCCTGGAAGGAACCAACCGACTTGATGTGCGTCGGCAGTTCAACCTTGCGCTTGTCGATGGCGCCGAGACCGGCGGCCTCAACAGCAGCAGCAACATCTGCGGGCTTGACGGTGCCGAAGAGGCGTCCGGATTCCCCGGCCTTGACGGTCAGCTTGACCGGCTTGGCGGAGAGAGCGGCAGCCTGCTTCTGAGCATCTTCCAGGGAAGCGTGCTCACGGGCAGCGCGGGCAGCCTTGATGGACTCAACCTGCTTCTCGCCACCCTTGGTCCAGGTCAGAGCGAAGCCGCGGGGCAGGAGGTAGTTACGTGCGTAACCGTCCTTAACCTCGATGACGTCGCCGGCAGCGCCGAGACCGGTTACTTCGTGGGTCAGAATGAGCTTTGCCATTAGTGTGGTTCCTTTCCTTAGCCGCGGCCAGCGCCGGAGTACGGCAGGAGAGCAACTTCGCGGGCATTCTTGATTGCCTGGGCGATCTTGCGCTGTTCCTGCACGGTTACGCCAGTTACGCGACGGGCGCGGATCTTTCCGCGGTCGGAAATGAACTTGCGCAGCAATGCTACGTCCTTGTAGTCGATGACAGTGATGTCAGCGGCCTTCAAGGGATTGGACTTTGGTTTGGGCTTGCGAAGTTCAGCCTTAGCCATCGTGGAGCTCCTTATGTCTAGTGGAGCCCGTGGATACATATTCCACGGGATGGGCTCGACGGCGGTTGCCGTCTGAGGATGGCGCCCAAGGGCGCCGGTTGAAGGGCTGCTTGCGCCGGAAGGTGTAAGCAGCTCTTCGGGTGAAGGGGTTAGAAGGGCGGATCGTTGGAATCCGGGCCGTTGCCCCATCCGCCGGAGTTGCCGCCCGAAGGGGCGCCCCAGGGATCGTCGGCCGGCGCGGACTGCGGCTGCTGCTGGCCGCCACCCCAACCGGAGTTGGAGTTGCCGCCGAAGCCACCGCCGCCACCGCCGCTGTTGCCGCCGAAGCCGCCGCCGCCACCGCCGGAGCGCTGGGTGCGGGTAACCTTGGCAGAGGCATAGCGGAGCGAGGGGCCGATTTCGTCGACCTCAAGCTCCATAACGGTGCGCTTTTCGCCCTCTTTGGTTTCGTACGAACGCGACTTCAGGCGGCCCTGGCAAACTACGCGGGTTCCCTTGGTGAGGGACTCGGCGACGTTTTCAGCTGCTTCACGCCAGACAGACGCACGGAGGAACAGCGTTTCGCCGTCCTTCCACTCGTTGGACTGACGGTCGAAGGTCCGCGGGGTCGAAGCAATGGTGAAGTTCGCCACTGCCGAACCGGACGGAGTGAACCGCAGTTCCGGGTCGTTGGTTAGGTTACCGACGACGGTGATTGTTGTCTCGCCTGCCATGAAAGCCTCCTGATATCAGTACGGGTTGTCCGAAATTACTCTGCGGAAACCTTTGCAGCGTCCTTAGCGGCCTTCTTGGCATCCTTCTTCGAGATCTTCTGCTCTTCCGGGCGGATGATCTTGGTGCGCATGATGGTCTCGTTCAGGTTCAGCTGGCGGTCAAGCTCAGCTGCTGCTGCGGGCGTACCGGTGAAGTTAACCACCGCGTAGATGCCCTCAGACTTCTTCTGGATTTCATAGGCCAGGCGACGACGGCCCCAGATGTCAACCTTATCGATGGTTCCACCATCGTTGCGGATTACATTGAGGAACTTGTCGAGCGAAGGCTCGACGGTACGCTCTTCGACCTCGGGGTCGATGATTACCATCAGTTCATAAGCACGCATTTGTGAACCCACCTCCTTTGGGCTGTACGGTCACGGTATTTCCGTAACAGGAGGTTCTTTTGCGTTGTCTCCCCTGAGCACGCGGCTGATCCGCGGCAAGGGGAATCTGCCGGCCAAAGCCGACAGCACAGACTTTCCTATCCTATCCGATTTCCGCAGGCCGGAAGAACACGGCCCGTCGGCACGCCGCGTCCTGCGCGGTCACGGTGCTCCGGCGCTGAAGAACAATTCCGCTACGGCGGCCAGGCGCAAGGGGTCCTCCACGCCGGCCATTTCCCTTGCCGAGTGCATGGACAGCACCGGGATGCCGACGTCGACCGTCCGGATTCCCAGCCGGGTGGCGGTCAGCGGGCCGATGGTGGATCCGCAGGGCACGGAGTTGTGGGACACGAACTCCTGGAAGGGCACACCCGCGCCGGCGCACAGGCGGGCCCACTTGGCCGTGCCGGGCGCATCGGTGGTGTACCGCTGGTTGGCATTGATCTTCAGGAGCGGCCCGCCGTTAAGCACCGGATGGTTCGCCGGATCGTGGCGCTCGGCGTAGTTGGGATGCACGGCATGGCCCACATCGGCGGAGATGCAGAAGGATGCGGCCAGACCGCGTGCCCGGTCCGCGGCAGTGGCACCCAGCCCGTCACTGATCCTCAGGAGCACATCCTCCAGGAACGGACCTGCTGCGCCGGAACGGCTGCCGCTGCCCACTTCTTCATGATCAAAGGCTGCCAGCACTGCAATGGGGGCGGCAGGCGCAACATCGGCAGCGATCAGGGCTGCCACACCGGCGTGGACCGAGGTGAGGTTGTCCAGCCGGCCGGAGGCGAAGAACTCCCCACCGGCACCGAAGACCTGTGCCGGCTGGGTATCCGCCGCCACAATGTCGTAGCCGCCAATCTCTTCGGCGGCCAGCCCCGCCTTGGCTGCGAGCAGCTCAACCAGGTCCGCAGTGGACGGGTCACCCAGTCCCCACACCGGGTTCATGTGCTGCTGCTTGTCCAGTTTCAGGCCTTCGTTCACCGCGCGGTCCAGGTGGATGGCCAGCTGCGGGAAGCGCAGCAGGGGACCGGTCTCCACCAGGTGCTCCACGCCGTCCAGGGTGACCATGCGGCCGGCGAGCTGCAGTTCGCGGTCCAACCAGGAGTTCAGCAGCGGACCACCGTAAACCTCGACGCCGGCCTGCAGCCAGCCGAGGCGTCCGGTGGTGGGACGGGGCTTGAGCTTGAAGGTGGGCGAGTCGGTGTGGGTGCCCAGGATGGAGAACCCGGTTGCCGCCCCGGCGGCATCCGGAGTGATCCATGCGATGAACGCCCCGTCACGGACGACGTAGTACTTTCCCGGTGAGTGCGGGAAATCCCCGGTCTCTTCTACTTCGGTAAAGCCGGCTGCTGCCAGGCGGCGCGCACCTTCCCGGGCGGCGTGGAAGCTGGACGGGGAGGCGCTGACAAACGCGCCGAGATCATTTACGTGGGCCAATGCGTCAGACATGCTCCGATTCAACCAGAGCGAACAGCGGCGGCGTAACCGGCAGCCGCCCCGCACGTAACCAACCCCCGGAAGCACGCTTCCGGGGGTTGGGGAGGAGGTGTCCGGTGAAGGCGGGGCGGCCGTTCTTCCGCTGCCGCCTTCACCGAAGTTCTAGGGGCCTAGACGTCGCGCCTCTTGGTGACGACCAGGGATACAACAAGCAGGACCGCAGCCCAGGCGGCAAGGACCAGCCCGCCCTGGAGCTGGGTAAGGTCACCATCAGCGATTGGTCCGGCGGAGACCAGCTGCGCTCCGGCGTTGCTGGGCAGGATCCGTGCGGCATCGGGTATCCAGTCCGCGAGCCCTGACACAATCTGCACCACCAGCGGCAGGACGAAGATGATGCCGATGGCCGTCACCACTCCCCCGGCCGTGTTCCGCAGCAGGGTGCCGATGGCCATGGCGAACACCGCGATGAGGGCGAGGCAGGTGCCGGTGTTCAAGATGCTGGCGAGCACCCCTTCGTCACCCAGGGACAGGCTCAGGTCAGCAGTGCCCAGGATCGGCCGGGCAATCAGGTAGGAGATAAATGCGGCTCCGGCGCCCACCACAAAGGAGACCACGGCGATGATCAGGTTCTTGGCCAGCAGCGCCGGGGTGCGCTTAGGCACGGCGCTGAAGGTGGAGCGGATCATTCCGGTGCCCCATTCCGAGGCGATCAGCACTACGCCCAGCGAGGCGATCAGCAGCTGGCCGAAGAAGAGTCCGCTGGCCGGGATGTCGCGGACCAGGCTGTCCGCTGCCGGCGGTCCGGTCTGGGTATCCACGCCCGGGGCGGTCTGTTCGGCGGGAGCGGTTGCACCCTCCGGGACTGCCGGAGCGGTTGCGCCCTCGGGAACAGCGGGAGTGGTTCCGCTTCCTTCGCCCGGGACTGCGGGAGCGCTGGCCCCGGCGGCGGGAGCGGATTCACTGGCGAGCTGGGCGGTTCCCCAAGCTGCGAGGCTGGCCAGGCCGATCATCACCACCACGGTCACGGCCAGGAGGATTACGGTGGACGGTACGGTGGTGACCTTGATCCATTCGGACTTCAGCACCCGCAGGAAGTTCACGCCGGACCCGGCAGGGCCGCCGGGTGCAGTACCGGCCTGGTTTTTGTCGGTGGTTGCAGTGCTCACGGCTTTAATTTCCCTTCCCGGCAGAGGCTGCGGCTGGAACTTGTTCCTGCGGCAGGTCCTGGGACCGGTATTCAACGTCGTCACGGGTCAGTTCCATATAGGCGTCCTCGAGGGAAACCTGCTGCGGGGTCAACTCGGTGATCAGGATGCGGCGCGCCAGTGCAGCCTCCGCAATGCTGCGCGGTTCCGCGCCGGTGATTTCCAGCAGGCCGGCCTCCTTGCGTTCTCCCGTGATCTCCGGGTCGGCCGCCAAGGCCTGCAGCAGTTCATCCGGGCTGTCCGTACGCACCAGGATCCGGCTCCGGCCCTGGTTGGCGATGACGTCGGCAATGGGGGCATCAGCGATGATCCGGCCCCGTCCAATGACGATCAGGTGGTCTGCAGTCTGCGCCATTTCGCTCATCAGGTGTGATGAGAGGAAAACGGTGCGTCCTTCCGCGGCAAGGCCGCGGGCCAGATGCCGCACCCACAGCACACCCTCCGGGTCCAGCCCGTTCACCGGCTCATCCAGGATGACTGTGTGCGGATCCCCCAGCAGCGCAACGGCGATGCCCAGCCGCTGGCCCATGCCGAGGGAGAACCCTCCCACGCGCTTCTTCGCCACCGGCGCCAAACCGGTGAGTTCAATGACGTGGTCGACGCGCTTGGCGGAAATGCCGTGCGTTGCTGCCATGGCACGCAGGTGGTTGTAGGCGGTGCGCTTGGTGTGCACTGCCTTGGCATCGAGCAGGGCGCCGACTTCGCGCAGCGGCGCCTTGTGCTGGGCGTAAGGCTTGCCGTTGACCAGCACGGAGCCGGAAGTGGGGTTGTCCAGGCCCACGATCATGCGCATGGTGGTGGACTTGCCGGCCCCGTTCGGGCCCAGGAAGCCGGTGACCTTGCCTGGCTGGACAGTGAAGGAAACGTTTTCGACGGCGGTCTTGGTGCCGTACCGCTTCGAGAGGCCGGTTGCCTCGATCATGGATGGTCCTTAGGAGTTGACTGCGCCGGACTACTGCCTTGGCTTTCTTCAGCCTAGGCGAGCGCAGGGCGCAAAGGGACCGGCACTAAGGATGACCCGGGAAGATTCAGGGTCCCCCCTAGGGATGACTCAGGGGTCCGCTCAGGGACTGGTACTCCACCTCGCCACGGGTCAGCTCCATGTACGCGTCTTCCAGCGATACCTGCTGCGGGGTCAGCTCGGTGACCAGGATGCGGCGGGCCAGCGCTGCCTCGGCAATGCTGCGGACCGGAACATCGAAGACCTCAAGCTGGTCCTCGGCAGTGCGCCGGACCTCGGCACCCGGGAC
This Arthrobacter sp. zg-Y20 DNA region includes the following protein-coding sequences:
- a CDS encoding cell division protein CrgA, whose translation is MPKSKPRKKAVNKKKQARRAEHEINAMLSGETAYFSDDAEELLTSRGWISERNQPGGADQGDAWYWMPSQLPAYLEEGEPVPTSVYPSSDTTFVGQLATPDGSVPPEAQAEYGSLAELEADLDRLEAYRVPDGAWTALPGSADETPADLIDSITEEWELIAELIHFPYSADDGPRSFAAVQQAVQDGRLTEYAYNSILAGRGAARPGDSG
- the dnaB gene encoding replicative DNA helicase, with protein sequence MSLTHTDSKASSSSPDFARTPPQDLVAEQSVLGGMMLSKDAIADCVEVLRGIDFYRPAHESIYEAIIDLYGRGEPADAVTVSDELTKRGEITRIGGPAYLHTLIQSVPTAANAGFYAEIVRERAVLRRLVGAGTKIVQLGYSNDGMEVDDIVNAAQAEIYAVAERRTAEDYVPLKDIIEGTVDEIESAGHRGEGMTGVPTGFYELDELTQGLHPGQMIVIAARPAVGKSTFALDFARSAAIKHNMTTVFFSLEMGRNEIAMRLLSAEATIGLQDLRKGTIKDEQWGKIATTMGRMNDAPLFIDDSPNMSLMEIRAKCRRLKQRHDLKLVVLDYLQLMSSGKRVESRQQEVSEFSRALKLLAKELEVPVIALSQLNRGSEQRTDKKPMVSDLRESGSIEQDADMVILLHREDIYDKESPRAGEADVIVAKHRNGPTKTIVVGFQGHYSRFSNMAVEGGSGF
- the rpsR gene encoding 30S ribosomal protein S18, with the translated sequence MAKAELRKPKPKSNPLKAADITVIDYKDVALLRKFISDRGKIRARRVTGVTVQEQRKIAQAIKNAREVALLPYSGAGRG
- a CDS encoding ATP-binding cassette domain-containing protein — translated: MAAFHPPFPGTASAGSSLHLKLDSVGIGYPGRPLFRDISFSVSAGGRTGLIGANGAGKSTLLRIAAGQLDPHTGTVLRPASTGMLPQEQNQVAGASISDAVEAAVRPVRLLEPALATLAEELAHGSGDPRTEHAYDLVLREAERVGLWSLDARISAVLNGLGLGSLAGSHPVAALSGGQRRRLSLAALLLERPVALLLDEPTNHLDDDAVAFLVAELPAWEGPVLMASHDRWFLDAVATDLVDLDPSPDPEGRGGPAVQGRRYGGGYSAYLADRAAERRRWAEDWQAQEKERRRLSQAAGVDSAAVFHTTVPRTEAHGAKKFYSDRAAKTVGGRVRAARRALEELERRAVSPPPVPLHFAGPPAGTELRAPRAEGDLLRLSGAGVPRRLPPVDLVLAEGERLLVEGVNGRGKSTLLALLAGLLPAGEGRLERRPGLRIGLLAQEEEWPDLDLPARDAYRKMLAAPDTAPALEQLGLLDPEAAARPLRALSPGQRRRVALAGLMAEPPELLLLDEPTNHLSLALAEELEEALLRYPGTVVLASHDRWLRRRWKGRRLLL
- a CDS encoding APC family permease; translation: MLTFFNALKRILVGRPYGNERLAHTLLPKRIALPVFASDALSSAAYAPDEILLTLALAGVAAVTVSPWVGLAVIVVLLTVVASYRQNVHAYPSGGGDYEIASTNLGKPAGLTVASALLVDYVLTVAVSMSSAASYLVTAVPALHGTQATIAVIGVAVLVLVNLRGIREAGAVFAVPTYIFMASVVGMCLTGLIQFLSGNLREAPSASFGLVPEAGLDGGLVGLAGAFLLLRAFSSGAAALTGVEAISNGVPTFRKPKSTNAATTLLLLGVIATAMIGGILAMANLTKVHVAQDPATQLTVNGAPVGEDYVQHPVISQLAETIFGGGSLPFYVVVASTGLILVFASNTAFNGFPVLGSILAKDGYLPRQMRTRGDRLAFSNGIISLGLGALVLIVAFDADVTRLIQLYIVGVFVSFTASQLGMIRHWTAKLRTERDKDARRRMQRSRVINAGGFGMTALVLLIVIITKFTHGAWIALLAMAVLYVIMYSIRVHYDTVARELALKEDEHGLALPSRVNAVILISQVHKPALRAIAYARASRPSSLNAIIVDIDPEETRRTLAEWERLQIPVPLTVLSSPYRETISPVLAYLREARRNAPRELFVVYIPEYVVGRWWEQLVHNQTALRIKARLHFEPAIMVASVPWQLASSHDAHGEPAGGPGAHSRG
- a CDS encoding LacI family DNA-binding transcriptional regulator, encoding MALSRSPGTALLAPQAGTPDSDGGGCRGGAGAVPFTTMVSVDGAGSDRPRRAANIRDVAAAAGVSHQTVSRVINGHANLRESTRRRVLDAMEELQFRPNRAARALVTKESRIIGALVASGAEYGPTASLQAVQTAANEAGYVVDAAHIDTADRASIEAALDRLMSHAVEGLVLLAPQSRTLEVIEQLSIRIPFVTVHSLHSEDHRMSVDQLAGARLATRCLLELGHRDVVHVPGPQEWVETQARRQGYLEEMAAWDLPPAVVPAGEWTAESGYRVGVALRAQERFSAAVCGNDHIALGLVHAYAEAGLRVPADFSVVGFDDVPEAGHFLPPLTTVRQDFPELGRRCIAVLLAELRGEAPPTAGDVAPRLIRRASTAPPPPAVIKK
- the rplI gene encoding 50S ribosomal protein L9, with product MAKLILTHEVTGLGAAGDVIEVKDGYARNYLLPRGFALTWTKGGEKQVESIKAARAAREHASLEDAQKQAAALSAKPVKLTVKAGESGRLFGTVKPADVAAAVEAAGLGAIDKRKVELPTHIKSVGSFQANVRLHDDVAAVIDLEVVAS
- a CDS encoding single-stranded DNA-binding protein; amino-acid sequence: MAGETTITVVGNLTNDPELRFTPSGSAVANFTIASTPRTFDRQSNEWKDGETLFLRASVWREAAENVAESLTKGTRVVCQGRLKSRSYETKEGEKRTVMELEVDEIGPSLRYASAKVTRTQRSGGGGGGFGGNSGGGGGGFGGNSNSGWGGGQQQPQSAPADDPWGAPSGGNSGGWGNGPDSNDPPF